The following coding sequences are from one Pseudonocardia sp. EC080619-01 window:
- a CDS encoding cystathionine beta-synthase, translating into MRYVEHVVDLVGNTPLVRLGATAEGIAPPVLAKVEYLNPGGSVKDRIALRMVEAAEASGELRPGGTIVEPTSGNTGVGLAMVAQRKGYHCVFVCPDKVGEDKRNVLQAYGAEVVVCPTAVDPDHPDSYYRTSDRLVEEIDGAWKPNQYANPANPESHYHSTGPEIWEQTDGKITHFVAGIGTGGTISGIGRYLKEVSGGAVKIIGADPEGSVYSGGTGRPYLVEGVGEDFWPTTYDRDVCDEIVAVSDTDSFHMTRRLAREEALLVGGSCGMAAVAALRVAATLPADAVVVVLLPDGGRGYLGKVFNDRWMASYGFLPPSEGATIGDVLRRKDGSMPALVHAHPNETVADAALYLREFGVSQMPVVKAEPPVMAAEVAGAVVERDLLDALFTGRAQLADRLEDHMSPPLPTLGAGESVQDAMEAFAKADAALVLMDGKPAGVVTRSDVIGFLGNG; encoded by the coding sequence ATGCGCTACGTCGAACACGTCGTCGACCTGGTCGGGAACACACCCCTCGTCCGGCTGGGGGCGACGGCGGAGGGGATCGCCCCGCCGGTCCTCGCCAAGGTCGAGTACCTGAACCCGGGCGGCTCGGTGAAGGACCGGATCGCCCTGCGGATGGTGGAGGCCGCCGAGGCATCCGGGGAGCTCCGCCCCGGCGGGACGATCGTCGAGCCGACGTCGGGCAACACCGGCGTGGGGCTGGCCATGGTCGCGCAGCGCAAGGGCTACCACTGCGTCTTCGTCTGCCCGGACAAGGTCGGCGAGGACAAGCGCAACGTGCTCCAGGCGTACGGGGCCGAGGTCGTCGTGTGCCCGACGGCGGTCGACCCCGACCACCCGGACTCCTACTACCGGACCTCCGACCGGCTCGTCGAGGAGATCGACGGCGCCTGGAAGCCCAACCAGTACGCCAACCCGGCGAACCCGGAGTCCCACTACCACTCGACCGGCCCGGAGATCTGGGAGCAGACCGACGGGAAGATCACGCACTTCGTCGCGGGCATCGGCACCGGCGGCACCATCTCGGGCATCGGGCGTTACCTCAAGGAGGTCTCCGGCGGTGCCGTGAAGATCATCGGCGCGGACCCGGAGGGCTCGGTCTACTCCGGCGGCACCGGGCGTCCGTACCTGGTCGAGGGCGTCGGTGAGGACTTCTGGCCGACCACCTACGACCGCGACGTCTGTGACGAGATCGTCGCCGTCTCCGACACCGACTCCTTCCACATGACCCGCCGGCTCGCCCGGGAGGAGGCGCTGCTCGTCGGCGGCTCCTGCGGGATGGCGGCGGTGGCCGCGCTGCGGGTCGCCGCGACGCTCCCGGCCGACGCCGTGGTGGTCGTGCTGCTGCCCGACGGTGGCCGCGGCTACCTGGGCAAGGTCTTCAACGACCGGTGGATGGCCAGCTACGGCTTCCTGCCGCCGTCGGAGGGCGCCACCATCGGCGACGTGCTGCGCCGCAAGGACGGGTCGATGCCCGCCCTGGTGCACGCCCACCCGAACGAGACCGTCGCCGACGCGGCGCTCTACCTGCGCGAGTTCGGCGTCTCGCAGATGCCGGTCGTGAAGGCCGAGCCGCCGGTGATGGCCGCGGAGGTGGCGGGGGCGGTCGTCGAGCGCGACCTCCTCGACGCGTTGTTCACCGGCCGTGCGCAGCTCGCCGACAGGCTGGAGGACCACATGTCCCCGCCGCTGCCGACGCTCGGCGCGGGCGAGTCGGTGCAGGACGCGATGGAGGCGTTCGCGAAGGCGGACGCGGCGCTGGTGCTGATGGACGGCAAGCCGGCCGGGGTGGTCACACGCTCCGACGTCATCGGGTTCCTCGGCAACGGCTGA
- a CDS encoding thioredoxin domain-containing protein: protein MPNRLATSTSPYLLQHADNPIDWYPWSTEAFAEARRRDVPVLLSVGYAACHWCHVMAGESFSDPGVAAVVNRSFVAIKVDREERPDVDAVHMAATQAMTGQGGWPMTCFLTPDGEPFHCGTYFPAEPRHGLPSFRQVLDAVTSAWASDGDRVRFAAGQIAEQLAEQAAADPEPVVVGEQALDDVVEQLAAQHDDELGGFGRAPKFPPSMVCEFLLRHHERTGSDRAWRLATGTCEAMARGGVHDQLAGGFARYSTDDAWVVPHFEKMLYDNALLLRVYAHLGRRGSVLAERVAVSTAEFLLRDLRTPEGGLASALDADAGGVEGLTYVWTPDELRAVLGTEDGDRAAELLGVTAAGTADGGASTLQLRRDPDDAAWWERTRSALLDARSSRPQPARDDKVVTEWNALAVVALAEAGAASGRTEWVRAAGEIADLLLDVHVVDGRLRRSSRDGVPGPADAVLADHALLAAGLLALHQATGDPQRLTAALDLLDTARERFAADDRPGAYLDTAADAPDAALLPHRPRELTDNASPCGSSALAEALVTASVLAPPERAAGYRAAAEEMVRTVGTLVPRAPRFLGHWLSAAEALVAGPVQVAVVGEPGTGPLTDRARRAAPGGSVVVAGAPEADGVPLLADRGTVDGLPAAHVCRGVVCDLPVTTPDELAELLAR, encoded by the coding sequence ATGCCGAACCGGCTCGCGACCTCCACCAGTCCGTACCTGCTCCAGCACGCCGACAACCCGATCGACTGGTACCCCTGGTCGACGGAGGCGTTCGCCGAGGCCCGGCGCCGGGACGTGCCGGTGCTCCTCTCCGTCGGCTACGCGGCCTGTCACTGGTGCCACGTGATGGCGGGGGAGTCGTTCTCCGATCCGGGCGTCGCCGCCGTCGTCAACCGGTCGTTCGTGGCGATCAAGGTGGACCGGGAGGAGCGCCCGGACGTCGACGCCGTCCACATGGCCGCCACCCAGGCCATGACCGGGCAGGGTGGCTGGCCGATGACCTGCTTCCTCACCCCGGACGGTGAGCCGTTCCACTGCGGCACCTACTTCCCCGCCGAGCCGCGGCACGGTCTGCCGTCGTTCCGGCAGGTGCTCGACGCCGTCACCTCGGCCTGGGCGTCCGACGGCGACCGGGTCCGGTTCGCCGCCGGGCAGATCGCCGAGCAGCTGGCGGAGCAGGCCGCCGCGGACCCGGAGCCGGTCGTCGTCGGGGAACAGGCCCTCGACGACGTCGTCGAGCAGCTCGCGGCGCAGCACGACGACGAGCTCGGCGGGTTCGGCCGGGCGCCGAAGTTCCCGCCGTCGATGGTCTGCGAGTTCCTCCTCCGGCACCACGAGCGGACCGGCTCGGACCGGGCGTGGCGGTTGGCCACCGGCACCTGCGAGGCGATGGCGCGCGGCGGGGTCCACGACCAGCTCGCCGGGGGGTTCGCGCGCTACTCCACCGACGACGCCTGGGTGGTCCCGCACTTCGAGAAGATGCTCTACGACAACGCCCTGTTGCTCCGCGTGTACGCCCACCTGGGGCGCCGGGGATCGGTGCTCGCCGAGCGGGTCGCCGTGTCGACCGCGGAGTTCCTGCTCCGGGACCTGCGCACACCGGAGGGCGGGCTCGCCTCCGCGCTGGACGCGGACGCCGGTGGCGTCGAGGGGCTCACCTACGTGTGGACGCCGGACGAGCTGCGCGCGGTCCTCGGCACCGAGGACGGCGACCGCGCCGCCGAGCTGCTCGGTGTGACCGCGGCCGGGACCGCCGACGGTGGCGCCTCGACCCTGCAGCTGCGCCGCGACCCGGACGACGCCGCATGGTGGGAACGGACCCGCTCCGCGCTGCTCGACGCGCGGTCGTCGCGTCCGCAGCCCGCCCGCGACGACAAGGTCGTGACCGAGTGGAACGCGCTCGCCGTCGTCGCGCTGGCCGAGGCCGGAGCCGCGTCTGGGCGTACGGAGTGGGTGCGGGCCGCCGGGGAGATCGCCGACCTGCTGCTGGACGTCCACGTCGTCGACGGCCGGCTGCGCCGCTCGTCGCGGGACGGTGTGCCCGGGCCCGCCGACGCCGTCCTCGCCGACCACGCGCTGCTCGCGGCCGGGCTGCTGGCGCTGCACCAGGCGACCGGCGACCCGCAGCGGCTCACCGCGGCGCTCGACCTGCTCGACACGGCACGGGAGCGGTTCGCCGCCGACGACCGGCCCGGGGCGTACCTGGACACCGCCGCCGACGCCCCGGACGCCGCGCTGCTGCCGCACCGGCCCCGCGAACTGACCGACAACGCGTCACCGTGCGGGTCGTCCGCGCTGGCCGAGGCGCTGGTGACGGCGTCGGTCCTGGCGCCGCCGGAGCGTGCGGCGGGCTACCGGGCGGCCGCCGAGGAGATGGTGCGGACGGTCGGGACCCTGGTGCCGCGCGCGCCGCGGTTCCTCGGGCACTGGCTCTCCGCGGCCGAGGCGCTGGTCGCGGGCCCGGTGCAGGTCGCGGTGGTCGGCGAGCCCGGGACCGGGCCGCTGACGGACCGGGCCCGGCGGGCCGCGCCGGGCGGCTCGGTGGTCGTCGCAGGGGCACCGGAGGCGGACGGCGTCCCGCTGCTGGCCGACCGCGGGACCGTCGACGGGCTGCCGGCCGCGCACGTCTGCCGCGGGGTGGTGTGCGACCTGCCGGTCACGACGCCGGACGAGCTCGCGGAACTCCTCGCGCGGTGA
- a CDS encoding ROK family transcriptional regulator: MDVRFPDGRPGSQTALRRANRDRVVSELTGTGDAATQADLARSTGLAPATVSNIVRELERDGVVEVSETGRRRRVRLRADVPAAPAAGVDYGHRHVTVAIATPDGRITAERRADLAPDLPAEQGMEIAAGLLRETLAETGTELGDLAGIGMGLPAPIDVRSGSVGSLTIMPTWVGLPAAALAEQKFGRPVVVDNDANLGAIAESRWGRGAGVASLVYLKLSEGVGAGLIMDGRLYRGPTGTAGEIGHTTVDEFGALCRCGNRGCLETLIAARHVIELLRPVVGGELTIGAIAARARAGDRACARVVGDVGLQVGRAIADVCNILNPELLIVGGELAQADELLLEPIKQVIARRGIPSAVDQLELTTAAFGARAHALGGVALAFDAAGIST; encoded by the coding sequence ATGGACGTCCGGTTCCCGGACGGTCGACCGGGCTCGCAGACCGCGCTGCGCCGGGCGAACCGGGACCGGGTCGTCTCGGAGCTGACCGGCACCGGGGACGCGGCGACGCAGGCGGATCTCGCCCGCTCGACGGGCCTCGCTCCGGCGACCGTGTCGAACATCGTGCGGGAGCTCGAACGCGACGGCGTGGTCGAGGTGTCCGAGACCGGACGGCGCAGACGGGTGCGCCTGCGGGCCGACGTCCCCGCCGCGCCGGCCGCCGGTGTCGACTACGGCCACCGGCACGTGACCGTGGCGATCGCCACCCCCGACGGCCGGATCACCGCCGAACGGCGCGCCGACCTCGCACCGGACCTCCCCGCCGAGCAGGGCATGGAGATCGCCGCCGGACTCCTGCGGGAGACGCTGGCCGAGACCGGTACGGAGCTGGGCGACCTGGCGGGTATCGGCATGGGCCTGCCCGCCCCGATCGACGTCAGGTCCGGCAGCGTCGGCTCGCTGACGATCATGCCCACCTGGGTGGGCCTCCCGGCGGCGGCGCTCGCGGAGCAGAAGTTCGGCCGTCCCGTCGTGGTCGACAACGACGCGAACCTCGGCGCGATCGCCGAGTCCCGCTGGGGCCGGGGTGCCGGTGTGGCCAGCCTCGTCTACCTGAAGCTCTCCGAGGGCGTCGGCGCGGGACTGATCATGGACGGCCGGCTGTACCGCGGCCCCACGGGCACGGCGGGCGAGATCGGGCACACCACCGTGGACGAGTTCGGCGCACTGTGCCGCTGCGGCAACCGGGGGTGCCTGGAGACCCTGATCGCCGCCAGGCACGTCATCGAGCTGCTCCGCCCCGTCGTCGGGGGCGAGCTCACGATCGGCGCCATCGCGGCCCGGGCACGTGCGGGCGACCGGGCGTGCGCCCGGGTCGTCGGGGACGTCGGCCTGCAGGTCGGCAGGGCGATCGCGGACGTGTGCAACATCCTCAACCCCGAGCTGCTGATCGTCGGCGGGGAGCTCGCCCAGGCGGACGAGCTGCTGCTCGAGCCGATCAAGCAGGTCATCGCCCGGCGCGGGATCCCGAGCGCGGTCGACCAGCTAGAGCTCACGACGGCGGCCTTCGGAGCGCGGGCGCACGCGCTCGGCGGCGTCGCCCTGGCCTTCGACGCCGCCGGCATCTCCACGTGA
- the mca gene encoding mycothiol conjugate amidase Mca yields the protein MTHTEPVLAPGERPRLMTVHAHPDDESSKGAATTARYADEGHDVMVVTCTGGERGSILNPAMERPDVLENMTAVRNAEMARAAEILGVQHVWLGYVDSGLPEGDPKPPLPEGCFAVGDVEEQTAALVRVIREFRPHVIVTYDENGGYPHPDHIRTHVISMAAWEAAGDPTRFPEAGAPWQPLKLYYGHGFSRTRLEAFHQAILESGQESPYAEWLANWTSDRPDPGTRVTTKVPCSDWFGRRDDALRAHATQIDPDSRFFFTPLEVQARVWPTEDYELVHSLVETTTPEDDLFTGIPFELAETAGEQRRAG from the coding sequence ATGACCCACACCGAACCCGTCCTCGCTCCCGGGGAGCGTCCGCGGCTGATGACGGTGCACGCCCACCCCGACGACGAGTCGTCGAAGGGCGCGGCGACCACGGCGCGGTACGCGGACGAGGGACACGACGTCATGGTCGTGACCTGCACCGGCGGCGAGCGCGGCAGCATCCTCAACCCGGCGATGGAGCGGCCGGACGTGCTCGAGAACATGACCGCGGTGCGGAACGCCGAGATGGCGCGGGCCGCCGAGATCCTCGGCGTGCAGCACGTGTGGCTCGGCTACGTCGACTCCGGGCTCCCCGAGGGCGACCCGAAGCCGCCGCTGCCGGAGGGGTGCTTCGCCGTCGGCGACGTCGAGGAGCAGACCGCGGCGCTGGTCCGCGTCATCCGCGAGTTCCGTCCGCACGTGATCGTCACCTACGACGAGAACGGCGGGTACCCGCACCCCGACCACATCCGCACCCACGTGATCTCGATGGCCGCCTGGGAGGCCGCGGGCGACCCGACCCGCTTCCCGGAGGCGGGCGCGCCGTGGCAGCCGCTGAAGCTGTACTACGGCCATGGCTTCTCGCGGACCCGGCTCGAGGCGTTCCACCAGGCCATCCTGGAGTCCGGGCAGGAGTCGCCCTACGCCGAGTGGCTGGCCAACTGGACGTCCGACCGGCCGGACCCGGGCACCCGGGTGACCACCAAGGTCCCGTGCTCGGACTGGTTCGGCCGCCGCGACGACGCCCTGCGTGCGCACGCGACGCAGATCGACCCGGACAGCCGGTTCTTCTTCACCCCGCTCGAGGTGCAGGCCCGGGTGTGGCCGACCGAGGACTACGAGCTGGTGCACTCGCTGGTGGAGACCACCACCCCGGAGGACGACCTGTTCACCGGCATCCCGTTCGAGCTCGCCGAGACGGCCGGGGAGCAGCGCAGGGCGGGCTGA
- a CDS encoding cystathionine gamma-synthase encodes MQGFSTRAIHAGQEPDPTTGAVTTSIHTSSTFAQDGVGGTRSGYEYSRSANPTRTVLQECLAALEGGRHAHAFGSGMGATDTLLRILLRPGDHIVIPHDAYGGTFRLVDKVLSGTGIEYTPVDLGDLDATRAAIRPATKVIWSETPTNPLLGIADIAGLAGVAREAGARLVVDNTFASPYLQTPLALGADVVVHSTTKYVGGHSDVVGGALVTDDGELAERISFTQNSVGSVPGPFDAWLTLRGAKTLAVRMERHCDNAERITEMLGSHPAVASVLYPGLPSHPGHEVAAKQMRRFGGMVSFLAAGGRDAALRICAETRLFTLAESLGGVESLIEHPGQMTHASTAGSMLEVPDNLVRLSVGIEDADDLLEDLRTALDIVR; translated from the coding sequence ATGCAGGGCTTCTCCACGCGTGCCATCCACGCCGGTCAGGAACCGGACCCCACGACGGGTGCGGTCACGACCTCCATCCACACCAGCTCGACCTTCGCGCAGGACGGCGTCGGCGGCACCCGCAGCGGGTACGAGTACTCCCGCAGCGCCAACCCGACCCGGACGGTGCTGCAGGAGTGCCTCGCCGCTCTCGAGGGCGGCCGGCACGCGCACGCGTTCGGGTCGGGCATGGGGGCCACCGACACCCTCCTGCGGATCCTGCTGCGGCCCGGTGACCACATCGTCATCCCGCACGACGCCTACGGCGGCACGTTCCGGCTGGTCGACAAGGTGCTGTCCGGGACCGGCATCGAGTACACCCCGGTCGACCTGGGTGACCTCGACGCCACCCGGGCCGCGATCCGGCCGGCCACGAAGGTGATCTGGTCGGAGACCCCGACCAACCCGCTGCTCGGCATCGCCGACATCGCGGGTCTCGCCGGGGTGGCCCGGGAGGCCGGTGCGCGGCTCGTCGTCGACAACACCTTCGCGTCGCCGTACCTGCAGACGCCGCTGGCGCTCGGCGCCGACGTCGTCGTGCACTCGACGACCAAGTACGTCGGCGGGCACTCCGACGTCGTCGGCGGTGCACTGGTGACCGACGACGGCGAGCTCGCCGAGCGGATCTCCTTCACCCAGAACTCGGTCGGGTCGGTGCCGGGGCCGTTCGACGCCTGGCTGACCCTGCGCGGGGCGAAGACGCTCGCGGTGCGCATGGAGCGGCACTGCGACAACGCCGAGCGGATCACCGAGATGCTGGGCTCGCACCCGGCGGTGGCGTCGGTCCTCTACCCGGGCCTGCCGTCGCACCCCGGGCACGAGGTCGCCGCGAAGCAGATGCGCCGGTTCGGCGGGATGGTGTCGTTCCTGGCCGCCGGTGGGCGGGACGCGGCCCTGCGGATCTGCGCCGAGACGCGGCTGTTCACCCTGGCCGAGTCGCTCGGCGGGGTGGAGTCGCTGATCGAGCACCCGGGCCAGATGACGCACGCGTCCACCGCGGGGTCGATGCTCGAGGTGCCGGACAACCTGGTGCGCCTGTCGGTCGGCATCGAGGACGCCGACGACCTGCTCGAGGACCTGCGGACCGCCCTCGACATCGTCCGCTGA
- the ilvA gene encoding threonine ammonia-lyase, with product MVAPPDAPVTPPVTSADVFAARELLKGVVRTTPVAGARALSDLTGTPVHLKCENLQRTGSFKIRGAYTRIARLTADERAAGVVAASAGNHAQGVALAARLLGVRATVFMPERAALPKVDATRGYGADVVLTGRTVDEAVEAASAAARESGAVLVHPFDHPDVIAGQGTVGCEILEQVPDAGTVLVSAGGGGLLGGIAAVLREHRPETRIVGVQAAGAAAWPSSLAAGRPLPLGGMRTMADGIAVGRPGDVTFPQVSALVDELVTVGEDALSGALVHCLERAKLVVEPAGVAPVAALMAEPGRFPGPVVAVLSGGNVDPLVLLQVIRHGLVASSRYLTLHVQIPDRPGALAELLARVGTLGANVTDVAHSRISGALPVGEVDVELSLETRGPEHRDTIVAGLRDTGHAVTAPS from the coding sequence ATGGTCGCCCCACCGGACGCCCCCGTCACCCCACCGGTCACCTCCGCCGACGTGTTCGCCGCTCGTGAGCTGCTCAAGGGGGTCGTCCGCACCACCCCCGTCGCGGGCGCCCGCGCGCTCTCCGACCTCACCGGCACGCCCGTCCATCTGAAGTGCGAGAACCTGCAGCGCACCGGCTCGTTCAAGATCCGCGGTGCGTACACCCGGATCGCCCGGCTCACCGCCGACGAGCGGGCCGCGGGGGTGGTCGCCGCCTCGGCCGGGAACCACGCCCAGGGCGTCGCACTCGCGGCGCGGCTGCTCGGCGTGCGGGCGACGGTGTTCATGCCCGAACGTGCCGCACTGCCCAAGGTCGATGCGACGCGCGGCTACGGCGCCGACGTCGTCCTGACGGGGCGGACGGTCGACGAGGCGGTGGAGGCGGCGTCGGCGGCCGCCCGGGAGTCGGGCGCCGTGCTGGTGCACCCGTTCGACCATCCCGACGTCATCGCCGGTCAGGGCACGGTCGGCTGCGAGATCCTGGAGCAGGTCCCCGACGCCGGGACCGTGCTCGTCTCGGCCGGCGGCGGTGGGCTGCTCGGGGGGATCGCGGCCGTGCTGCGCGAGCACCGGCCGGAGACACGCATCGTCGGGGTGCAGGCCGCGGGAGCCGCGGCGTGGCCGTCGTCGCTCGCCGCCGGCCGGCCGCTGCCGCTCGGCGGGATGCGGACGATGGCCGACGGCATCGCCGTCGGACGGCCGGGGGACGTCACGTTCCCGCAGGTGTCGGCCCTGGTCGACGAGCTCGTCACGGTCGGCGAGGACGCGCTGTCCGGCGCGCTGGTGCACTGCCTGGAGCGCGCGAAGCTGGTCGTCGAGCCGGCCGGTGTGGCGCCGGTCGCGGCGCTGATGGCCGAGCCCGGCCGCTTCCCGGGACCGGTGGTGGCCGTGCTGTCCGGCGGGAACGTCGATCCGCTCGTGCTGTTGCAGGTCATCCGGCACGGACTGGTCGCGTCGTCGCGCTACCTGACCCTGCACGTGCAGATCCCGGACCGGCCCGGCGCGCTCGCCGAGCTGCTGGCCCGGGTCGGGACGCTCGGCGCGAACGTCACCGACGTCGCGCACTCCCGCATCAGCGGTGCGTTGCCGGTGGGCGAGGTCGACGTGGAGCTGAGCCTGGAGACGCGCGGCCCGGAGCACCGCGACACGATCGTCGCGGGCCTCCGCGACACCGGGCACGCGGTCACCGCGCCCTCCTGA
- a CDS encoding acetyl-CoA C-acetyltransferase → MPEAVIVAAARSPIGRANKGSLAGMRPDDLTVQMVRAALDQVPALDPTEIDDLMLGCGLPGGEQGNNLARIVAVQLGYDSLPGTTITRYCSSSLQTTRMALHAIKAGEGDVFVSAGVETVSRFPRGTSDSWPDTHNPLFADAEARTVETAEKGSETWTDPREQNLLPDAYIAMGQTAENLARHKDVSREDMDRFAVRSQNRAEQAIADGFFAREITPVTLPDGTVVSTDDGPRAGTTYEKISELKPVFRPDGRITAGNACPLNDGAAALVIMSDTKAEQLGLTPLARVVSTGVTGLSPEIMGYGPVGASEQALQRAGLTIDDIDLVEINEAFAAQVLPSARDLGIDEEKLNVHGGAIALGHPFGMTGARITTTLLNGLRSTGGRYGLETMCVGGGQGMAMVLERLS, encoded by the coding sequence ATGCCCGAAGCCGTGATCGTCGCCGCGGCCCGGTCCCCGATCGGCCGCGCGAACAAGGGCTCCCTGGCCGGGATGCGCCCGGACGACCTGACCGTGCAGATGGTGCGCGCCGCACTGGACCAGGTGCCCGCACTCGACCCCACCGAGATCGACGACCTGATGCTGGGCTGCGGCTTGCCCGGGGGCGAGCAGGGCAACAACCTGGCCCGGATCGTGGCCGTGCAGCTCGGCTACGACTCGCTGCCCGGCACGACCATCACCCGGTACTGCTCCTCGTCGCTGCAGACCACCCGGATGGCGCTGCACGCGATCAAGGCGGGCGAGGGCGACGTGTTCGTCTCGGCCGGGGTCGAGACGGTGTCCCGCTTCCCGCGGGGCACCTCGGACTCGTGGCCGGACACGCACAACCCGCTGTTCGCCGACGCCGAGGCCCGGACCGTGGAGACGGCGGAGAAGGGCTCCGAGACCTGGACCGACCCGCGCGAGCAGAACCTGCTGCCCGACGCCTACATCGCGATGGGCCAGACCGCGGAGAACCTCGCCCGCCACAAGGACGTCTCCCGCGAGGACATGGACCGGTTCGCGGTGCGCTCGCAGAACCGCGCCGAGCAGGCCATCGCCGACGGGTTCTTCGCGCGCGAGATCACCCCCGTCACCCTGCCGGACGGCACCGTCGTCTCCACCGACGACGGCCCCCGCGCCGGCACCACGTACGAGAAGATCTCCGAGCTCAAGCCGGTGTTCCGGCCCGACGGGCGGATCACCGCGGGCAACGCCTGCCCGCTCAACGACGGCGCCGCGGCCCTCGTGATCATGTCCGACACGAAGGCCGAGCAGCTCGGGCTCACCCCGCTGGCCCGGGTCGTCTCCACCGGCGTCACCGGGCTCTCCCCGGAGATCATGGGCTACGGCCCGGTCGGCGCCTCCGAGCAGGCGCTGCAGCGCGCCGGGCTGACCATCGACGACATCGACCTCGTCGAGATCAACGAGGCGTTCGCCGCGCAGGTCCTGCCCAGCGCCCGCGACCTGGGCATCGACGAGGAGAAGCTGAACGTGCACGGCGGGGCGATCGCGCTCGGCCACCCGTTCGGCATGACCGGCGCCCGGATCACCACCACGCTGCTCAACGGCCTGCGCTCCACCGGCGGCCGCTACGGCCTGGAGACCATGTGCGTCGGCGGCGGCCAGGGCATGGCGATGGTGCTCGAGCGCCTGTCGTAG
- a CDS encoding pyridoxamine 5'-phosphate oxidase family protein produces MTSWGEFRAAEPEFAGLAERILQRGVALVIATLRADGSPRVSGIEVVLDDAGPSTELAFGSMPGSRKGADLRRDPRFALHAAPADQSGGDLGDGDLKVSGRAVWNGPLSGPVAGDAFRADLSEVVWTGLNDARNRLVVRWWRPSTGLRSVERE; encoded by the coding sequence ATGACGTCGTGGGGAGAGTTCCGGGCGGCCGAACCCGAGTTCGCCGGTCTGGCCGAGCGGATCCTGCAGCGGGGGGTGGCCCTGGTGATCGCGACCCTGCGCGCCGACGGCTCGCCCCGGGTCTCCGGCATCGAGGTGGTGCTCGACGACGCGGGGCCGTCCACGGAACTCGCCTTCGGATCGATGCCCGGCTCCCGCAAGGGTGCCGACCTGCGGCGGGACCCGCGCTTCGCACTGCACGCCGCACCCGCCGACCAGTCCGGCGGCGATCTCGGTGACGGTGACCTCAAGGTGTCCGGGCGCGCGGTCTGGAACGGTCCACTGTCCGGCCCGGTCGCCGGCGACGCGTTCCGGGCCGACCTCTCGGAGGTCGTGTGGACCGGCCTGAACGACGCCCGGAACCGGCTCGTCGTGCGGTGGTGGCGGCCGTCGACGGGGCTGCGGTCGGTCGAACGTGAGTGA
- the greA gene encoding transcription elongation factor GreA: MTDTQATWLTQDAYDRLKSELDGLIENRPVIAAEINARREEGDLKENGGYHAAREEQGQQEARIRQLQELLRTAQVGTAPSSADEAAPGTVLTLKYEDDDDTEKVLLGSREEGSHGDLQVISPNSPLGAALLGAKPGDTREYQLPDGGSMKVSLVEVEAFTG, from the coding sequence GTGACGGATACCCAGGCCACCTGGCTGACCCAGGACGCCTACGACCGGCTGAAGTCGGAGCTGGACGGGTTGATCGAGAACCGGCCCGTCATCGCCGCCGAGATCAACGCCCGCCGCGAGGAGGGCGACCTGAAGGAGAACGGCGGCTACCACGCGGCCCGCGAGGAGCAGGGCCAGCAGGAGGCCCGGATCCGCCAGCTGCAGGAGCTGCTGCGCACCGCCCAGGTCGGCACCGCCCCGAGCAGCGCCGACGAGGCCGCGCCGGGCACCGTGCTCACCCTCAAGTACGAGGACGACGACGACACCGAGAAGGTGCTGCTCGGCTCCCGCGAGGAGGGCAGCCACGGCGACCTGCAGGTGATCTCGCCGAACTCCCCGCTCGGCGCGGCGCTGCTCGGCGCGAAGCCGGGCGACACCCGCGAGTACCAGCTGCCCGACGGCGGCAGCATGAAGGTCAGCCTCGTCGAGGTCGAGGCCTTCACCGGCTGA